The Pecten maximus chromosome 12, xPecMax1.1, whole genome shotgun sequence genome includes a region encoding these proteins:
- the LOC117338960 gene encoding solute carrier family 23 member 2-like: MDTKTEIIPVSKNVNDEGFLPESITSLDKDSVSESILPPEKDSVSESILPTEKDSALEPILPTEKDNDEGFLPESIPSTEKVSEENFPLKLDSGHVYLKVNGNEENYVNGKSFDKDENKEEAYVEVEKRTLYYRVSENPPFYLSFLFALQVNISSSSSSSSSHILQFQGSLLLAGCIHMMIGLTGVLGFLMRFIGPITVVPTLLLVTVKYGTILSNFCETSWLVAAVTLVPCLILSMYLDGKKMPIPIWRFGKGFEIIHYPLHQVLSILIGIAIGWSVAAILTITNYLSADKDSVQFFARTDTRLHVISSAPWLYVPYPGQFGPSSFSGGVFISFMVPTMISIIDSIADYYACARTVRVPSPPAHAINRGIAMEGLFSAVAGIFGASHATTTYGGNIGIIGMTKVASRRVFQVFGMQMVIVAIIGKFTAFFVTVPYPVLGAINIIGGGAFIGLVFSNLCYVDIRSTRNLTIIGMAIMIGLMIPTWSEKNIEVFDTGIQELTNTLRILMTSPNLAGGFIACFLDNTIPGTRKERGMIAWLGEDDGNEDQIDYEEGAELYEIPAVTKILRKFRISKYIPIFPTFKKME; encoded by the exons ATGGACACAAAAACAGAAATCATTCCGGTCAGTAAGAACGTTAATGATGAAGGGTTTCTACCAGAATCCATTACATCGTTGGATAAGGACAGTGTATCGGAATCCATTCTTCCACCGGAGAAAGACAGTGTATCGGAATCTATTCTACCAACAGAGAAAGACAGTGCTCTGGAACCCATTCTTCCAACGGAGAAGGACAATGACGAAGGGTTTCTACCAGAATCCATTCCATCGACGGAGAAAGTTAGTGAGGAAAATTTTCCTTTGAAGCTGGACTCGGGTCATGTCTATCTAAAAGTAAATGGAAATGAAGAAAACTACGTCAATGGTAAATCTTTCGACAAAGACGAAAACAAAGAGGAAGCTTATGTTGAAGTAGAGAAAAGGACTTTGTACTACAGAGTTAGTGAAAATCCGCCATTCTATCTTTCATTTCTATTTgctctacaggtaaatatatcatcatcatcatcatcatcatcatcacat ATCCTTCAGTTCCAGGGAAGCCTGCTCCTCGCCGGTTGTATCCATATGATGATAGGACTGACGGGTGTACTGGGTTTCCTGATGAGGTTCATAGGTCCGATAACTGTCGTCCCTACCCTCCTCCTGGTAACTGTTAAATACGGAACGATATTAAGCAACTTCTGTGAAACCTCCTGGCTGGTAGCAGCAGT GACCCTAGTCCCTTGTTTAATATTATCCATGTATTTGGATGGTAAGAAAATGCCGATACCTATTTGGAGATTTGGGAAAGGATTCGAAATCATTCACTATCCTCTCCATCAGGTTCTGTCG ATCCTTATCGGTATAGCAATCGGCTGGTCTGTTGCTGCTATACTGACCATCACTAATTACCTGAGTGCTGATAAGGACAGCGTGCAGTTTTTCGCTCGGACAGACACACGTCTGCACGTCATCTCCTCAGCTCCGTGGCTTTACGTACCATATCCAG GTCAGTTTGGTCCGTCCTCATTCAGTGGTGgagtatttatttcatttatggTACCCACTATGATATCTATAATTGATTCAATTGCCGACTACTACGCGTGCGCTAGAACTGTCAGAGTTCCGTCCCCTCCTGCGCATGCTATCAACAGAGGTATTGCTATGGAAGGACTGTTTAGTGCGGTTGCTGGGATTTTTGGGGCCAGTCATGCCACTACTACATATGGCGGCAACATAGGCATTATAGGCATGACAAAG gtagcCAGCAGAAGAGTGTTCCAGGTGTTTGGAATGCAGATGGTCATAGTGGCGATCATTGGTAAATTCACAGCGTTTTTCGTTACGGTTCCTTACCCTGTGCTCGGAGCAATCAACATTATAGGCGGTGGCGCATTCATTGGTCTCGTCTTCTCTAATCTGTGTTATGTAGATATCAGATCCACCAGAAACCTTACCATTATCGGGATGGCTATAATGATCGGCCTTATGATTCCGACTTGGTCAGAGAAAAATATTGAAGTCTTTGATACAG GCATACAGGAACTTACTAACACATTGCGAATACTGATGACAAGTCCAAACCTTGCCGGAGGATTCATAGCATGTTTTTTGGACAACACTATACCAG GTACGAGGAAGGAGAGGGGCATGATTGCATGGTTAGGTGAAGATGATGGTAATGAGGATCAAATAGACTATGAGGAAGGAGCAGAGCTATACGAAATTCCTGCTGTGACCAAAATACTCCGGAAGTTTAGGATATCCAAATATATTCCAATTTTTCCAACGTTTAAGAAAATGGAGTAG